DNA from Kitasatospora acidiphila:
CCCCGTCGGGGAGGAACTGCGCCGTACCCCGCTGAGCCCGCTCCCGCGCCAGCTCCTCGGGCATGAACTTGCCGAGTTCTCGGGCCGTCTCGGCTTCTCGATGCTCGGTCGCCAGGTCGTACTCCGACGGCGTCATCTTCCGCAAGGTCACCTTCTGCGCAGCCATGCCCCCATTCTCATGAAGCCCTCCCGCTATGCACATCCCCGGGCGGAGTGGCAGCGTGGAGGGGAATCGAGGGACGGCCTGGATGGATGCAGCGGACGGTGACGCCGCTCGGGGCGGCGCGGCGGCCGGCGGACCAGGGGAACACCGGTCCGCCGGGGGCGGGCTGCGCTCTCGGCTGAGGGTGCGCAGTGTCGCCGGGCAGGTGTTCGTCTGGCTGCTGGCCGTCGTGGTGCTGCTGGTCGGCGCGGCGCTGACGGCGCTCGTGCTGCAGGCCAGGAACAACGCCATGAACGATGCCGAGCATCGCACGCGCGCCGCTGCCGTCACCCTGGCGCAGGTCCCCGCCGTGGCGATCGCGCTGGACGGCCCCAATCCGACCGCGGTGCTGCAGCCGCTGGCGAACGAGGTCATGACGAAGGGCAACTTCGACTACGTGGTGTTCGCCAGCCCGCAGGGGATCCGCTACACGTCCGACAACCCCTCGCTGGTCGGGAAGCACGTCGTCGGCCCGTACCAGGAAGCCTTCAAGGGGCCGATCACGATCAGCTTCACCGCGCCCATCGGGAAGGTCGTGGAGAGCACCGCGCCCGTCACCAGGCCGGACGGTTCGATCGCGGGCGTGGTCCAGGTCGGCTACACGGTCGCGCACACGTCCAGCGCGGTGGGCCGGCAGCTCCCGGTCCTGATCGGCGGCGCGGCGGTCGCGCTCGTGGTGGGCACCGGTGGGGCGTTGCTGGTGCGCCGGCGGCTGCGCCGCCAGACGCGCGGCTACGACCCGTCCGAGATGACGCAGATGTTCGAGCACCACGACGCGGTGCTGCACGCCGTCCGCGAGGGTGTGCTGATCGTCGGCGGGGACGGGCGGGTGCTGCTGGCGAACGACGAGGCCCGGCGGTTGCTCGACCTGCCGCCCGAGGTGGAGGGGCAGCCCGTCACCGAGCTCGGGCTCGATCCCGGGCTGGCCGAGCTGCTGGCATCCGGGCGGGTCGCCACCGACGAGGTGCACCAGGCCGAGGACCGGCTGCTCGCCGTCAACAACCGCCCCACCGCACCGTTCGGCGGCGGGCCGGGCAGCGTCGCGACCATCCGGGACACCACCGAGCTGCGAGCGCTCGCCGGGCAGGCCGAGGAAGCCCGGGCCCGGCTGCAGCTGCTCTACGACGCGGGGGTGCGGGTCGGCACCACCTTGGACGTGGTGCGGACCGCTCAGGAACTGGCCGATGTCGCGGTTCCCCGGTTCGCCGACTTCGTCACGGTCGAGTTGGCCGATCCGGTGCTGCGCGGCGAGGAGCCGCTCCCGGACCCGGGCACCGGGGAGCGCCCGCGGATCCGCCGTGCGGCCGTCAGCAGCGGCATCAGCGACGACCAGCCGTTCTATCCGGTGGGCTGGCAGATCGAACCGCTCCCGGGCACTCCGGAGGAGACCGCCATGGAGACCGGGCACGCCGTGCTCGCCGCCGATCTGCGCCAGGCGCACGCCTGGCGGGCGCGTGACCCGGGGCCTCCGAGCGGGTGCTCGACTACGGGGTCCACTCGCTGATCTGCGCACCCCTGCGTGCCCGCGGTCTGACCCTGGGCACGGTCAACTTCTGGCGAGCGGGGGAGTCCGCGCCGTTCGGGGAGGAGGACGTCTCCTTCGCCGAGGAACTGGTCGCCCGCGCGGCGGTCTGCATCGAGAACGCCCGCCGGTACACCCGTGAGCACCGGATGGCGGAGACGCTGCAGCGCAGTCTGCTGCCCCGGGGGCTGCCCGAGCAGAGCGGCCTGGACGCGGCCTACCGTTACCTGCCGGCGCTGCACGGGGTCGGCGGAGACTGGTTCGACGTCATCCCGCTGCCCGGGTTCCGCGTGGCGCTCGTCGTCGGTGACGTCGTCGGCCACGGTCTGCACGCCGCCGCCACCATGGGCCGCCTGCGCACGGCCGTGCTCAACTTCTCCACCCTCGACCTGCCGCCGGACGAACTGCTCGGCCGCCTCGACGAACTGGTCACCCGCCTCGACCAGGTGGAGGCGGCCGTGGGAGAGCAGGACATCACGGGCGATGGTGAACGAGCGCCCGTCACGGGCGCCACCTGTCTGTATGCGATCTACGATCCGGTGTCCGGAGACTGCACCATGGCGCGGGCCGGCCATCCACCGCCCGTGCTGGTGGACCCGGACGGCGGTGCGCAGTTCGTCGACCTGCCGGCCGGGCCGCCGCTCGGCGTGGGCGGTCTGCCCTTCGAGACGGCCGAACTGCGGCTGGCGCCCGGAAGCACCCTGGTGCTCTACACCGACGGGCTCGTCGAGAACCGGGACCGCGACCTGGGGACCGGCCTCGAGGCACTGCGCCGCTCCCTGGTGGGCGCCGACGCCCGCCGCTCCCCGGACGACATCTGCCAGGCCGTGTTCGACGCGCTGGTCCCGCCGCGCCGGAGCGACGACATCGCGCTCCTCGTCGCGCGCACCCGGCTGCTCGACCCCGGCCAGGTGGCCACCTGGGACGTGCCGTTCGACTTCGCCGCGGTGTCACGCGTGCGGAACGAGTGCGTCGAGCAGCTGGCAGCCTGGGGACTGGAGGATCTGACCTTCACCGCCGAGCTGATCCTCAGCGAGCTGATCACCAACGCCATCCGCTACGGTGCCGCGCCGATCCGGGTCCGCATGCTGCGGGACCGCAGCCTGGTCTGCGAAGTCTCCGACGGCAGCAGCACCGCCCCGCACCTGCGCTACGCCGCCACCACGGACGAGGGCGGCCGGGGCCTGTTCCTGGTGGCGCAGCTGGCCGAGCGGTGGGGCACCAGGTACCCGGCCCGGGGCAAGGTCATCTGGGCTGAACAACCGCTGACCGCACCGGAGTTCCAGTTCGAGGCGTTGCTCCTGTGAGCCGCCCCAGCGTACGAGCCGCACCATCGCGGTGAGCCTGGGAGTCGCCCTGCTGGTGGTCGACGTGGTCGCCTGGCGGCTGGTGGCGGCCATGTTCCACCGCGAACGCCTGGTGACCGGAGCCATGTCCTGACCGCGCTGCCCGACCACCCACCAGGGGCATCCGCAGTGCTCGGTGGGCCCAGGCCTGCGAGTTCGCCGCGTGAGCCCACCGCCGTGCCGGAAAACGGGCGATGTGAACCGGGCAACCGATCAAGGCCGCCGTCGGCGCGAGCGCCCACCCGATCGCGTTGGCCGGGCCGGTGCAGCAGGATGGAAGCACGGGCCCGAACCGGCAAGGAGGGCCCGGGAGATGCGCGGGCAGTCGGCTTCGCGCACGCGATGTGAGGGGGCGCTGCCGGTGACCGGGCAGCAGCGCTCAGCCAGCGGCCACCGAACCGTGGCGCACACGGCCGACCTGCGGGTGGAGGCATGGTCGCCGACCGTGGCGGGCTGCATCACGGAGGCGGTGCGCGCGGTGGTCGAGGGCTTCGCCGACACCTCGGCGGCCCGGCCCGTCGGGGAGCGGGTGTGCGAGGTCAGCGCGGCGGCGGACGAGGACCTGCTGGTGGCCGTCCTGGAGGAGGTCGTCTACCGGATGGATGCCGACGGCGAGATACCGCTCGACACGGAGGTGCTCGCGATCCGGGACACGGCGGACGGCCGGGCGCTGTCGGTGCGTTTCCGGATGGCGGACGCCGGCACCGCCGAGCCGGTCGGCGCGGTGCCGAAGGCCGTCTCGCTGCACGGCCTGCACCTGCGCGGCGGCCCCGACGGCTGGACCTGCGCGGTGACGGTCGACGTCTGACCGGACACCGTCCGACTGAACAGGGGGATTGGAGCGGAGGTATGGCGCTCACGGTGGCACTGGCCGGCGACACCATGCTCGGGCGCGGCGTCGCCGAAGAGCTGCGGCGCTCGCCGACACCGCGGACCCTGCTGGCCACCGAGGTACGGCAGGCACTTGCGGCGGCCGACCTCGTGGTGCTCAACCTGGAGTGCTGCGTCTCCGACCGGGGCCGCCGCTGGCGGGACCCGCTCAAGCCGTTCTTCTTCCGCGCCCCGCCCGCCGCCGCGACCGTGCTCGCCGAGCTCGGGGTGGACTGCGTGACCCTGGCCAACAACCACGCCCTGGACTACGGATTCGACGCCCTGGCCGACACCCGGAGCCTGCTGGAGCACGCCGGCGTCCGCGTGGTGGGCGCGGGGCGGGACGTCCTGGCGGCCCGGGAGTTCGCGGTCCTGGAGGCGGGCGGCGTGCGCCTGGCCGTGGTCGGCGCCACCGACCACCCGGCGGAGTTCGCGGCCGGCGAGCAGCGCCCCGGCGTCGCCTGGGCCGACCTGTACCGGGGCGTGCCCGACTGGCTCGGCCACTTGGTGGAGCGCGCCGCGCGGCAGGCCGACGCCGTGCTGGTCACGCCGCACTGGGGCCCCAACATGACCTCCCACCCGCCCCGGCACGTGCGCGCGGCGGCGGCCGACCTGCTGGCCGCCGGAGCGACCCTGGTCGCCGGGCACTCCGCCCACGTGTTCCACGGCGTCGCCGACCGGATCCTCTACGACATGGGCGACTTCGTCGACGACTACGCCGTCGACCCGGTCCTGCGCAACGACTTGAGCCTGCTGTTCCTGGTGACCCTGGGCGGGCCCGATCCCGCCCGCCCGGCGCCCGTCCGGCTGGAGGCGCTGCCCCTGTTCCTCGACTACTGCCACACCAGCCCGGCCCGGGGCGAGGAGTGGGTGTGGATCCGCGAGCGGTTCACCACCGCCTGCGCCGAGTTCGGCACCCCGGTGGGCGAGCGTGCCGGACGGCTGACCGTCGATTGGAGATGAGTGACGTGGAGATCAGGCTCACCGAGGAGAGCGCGTACCGCTTCCGCATCGAGCAGCAGGACCTGATGCGGGTCCCCGGGGTGGTGTACGCGTCCAAGGAGCTGCTGCCGCAAGGGGAGGGGGACAAGGCACTGGAGCAGGTGGCCAACGTGGCGACCCTGCCCGGGATCGTGCGCGCCTCCTACGCCATGCCCGACGTGCACTGGGGCTACGGCTTCCCGATCGGCGGAGTGGCCGCCACCGACATCGGCCACGGCGGCGTCATCTCACCGGGCGGCGTCGGCTTCGACATCTCCTGCGGGGTGAGGCTGCTGGCGGCCGGCATCGACCGCGAGGAACTCGATCCCCAGCGGATGCACCGCCTGATGGACATCCTGGACGACACCATCCCGCGCGGCATGGGGCGCGGCGGCCTGTGGGAGCTGTCCGGCACCGAGGAGATGGACGAGCTGCTGGTCGGCGGCGCCCGGTACGCGGTGGAGCACGGCCACGGCGTGCCGCGCGACCTGGACCGCTGCGAGGACCTCGGCGTCCTGGAGGGCGCCGCCCCCGGGCAGGTCAGCAGCCGGGCCGTGGCACGGGGCCTGTACCAGGTCGGCAGCCTGGGCAGCGGCAACCACTTCCTTCGAGGTCCAAGCCGTCGACCAGCTCTTCGCCCCCGACACCGCGGCCGCCTTCGGGCTGCACGAAGGCCAGGTCTGCGTCATGATCCACTGTGGCTCGCGGGGCCTCGGCCACCAGGTCTGCACCGACCACGTCCGCACCATGGAGCGTGACCTGCACCGCTACAAGATCTCCCTCCCGGACCGCCAACTCGCCTGCGTACCCGTCGACTCCGCACCCGGCCGCGCCTACCTCGGCGCCATGGCGGCCGCCGCCAACTACGGCCGCGCCAACCGGCAGTTGCTCTCCGAGGCCGCCCGCCGCGCCTTCGCCACCGCGGCCGGGGCGGGCCTGGCGCTGGTCTACGACATCTCCCACAACATGGCCAAGATCGAGACCCACCGGGTCGGCGGTGCCGAGCGGCAGCTCTGCGTCCACCGCAAGGGCGCCACCCGGGCGCTGCCGCCCGGCGATCCCAGCCTGCCGCCCGACCTCGCCGACGCCGGGCAGCCGGTGCTGGTCCCCGGCACCATGGGCACGGCCTCGTACGTGATGGTCGGCCTGCCGGGCAACGACGCGTTCCACTCCGCCTGCCACGGCGCCGGCCGGGTCTGGAGCCGCCACCACGCGTTGCGCATGGTGCGCGGTGAGCGGCTCCGCGACCAGCTGGAGGCGGGCGGCATCGCGGTGCGCCCGGCCTCCTGGCGCGGTCTCGCGGAGGAGGCACCCGAGGCCTACAAGGACGTCGACGCGGTCGCCGCCGCCACCGAGGGTGCCGGACTCGCGCGGCTGGTCGCCCGCCTGGTACCGCTGGGGGTCGTCAAGGGCTGACGTACCGCCGGGCGTGCTCAAGGGCTGACGGTGACCGTCGTCAAGGGCTGACGGCGACCGGGCACCCGCCGCGGCTCGCCGACCGAACGGCGTGGTCCTGCCGCCCGGTCGTACGGCGCTCACTGTCAGTCGCGGGGGTCGTGGGGGATGACGGCGACCGGGCAGACGGAGTGGTGGATGGCGGCGTGGGCCACCGAGCCGATCCGCGGCGCCGGGCCGCTGCGGTATCCGCCGCGGCCGACGACCAGGAGCCGGGCACCGACCGCGATGTCCACGACGGCGCGGGCCGGGCTCTCCTGGCTGAGGTGCTCCACGACGTGGACGTCCGGGTACTTCGCCCGCCAGGGTGCCAGCGCGGCGCTCAGCGCCTGCCGGTCCGCCTCGGGCGAGGCCTCCGCCGGCGGGTGCTCCCGGGCGATCACCGGCCGGCGGCGGCTGGTGGCGTGCACGGCGAGCAGCGCGGCGTCGCGCCGCTGGGCGGCGTCGAAGGCGAAGTCCAAGGTGTTGTCGTACCCGGCCCGGAGGCTGACGCCGACCGCGACGCCGCCGGGCGGTGCGGCCGGGAGCCGGGTGCCGGACGGCTCCCCATCCGTCCGGACCAGCACCACCGGTCGGTCGGCGTGGGCGACGGCGTACAGCGCCACGGAGCCGAGCAGGTAGCCGCTGACGGTCCCGAGCCCCTGCGAGCCGAGGACCACCAGCTCGGCGTCCTGGGCGGCCGACACCAGGGCGGCGGGGGAGTCGGCGGGCAGCACCTGGTTGATGAGCTGCAGGCCGGGATACTGCTGCCGCATGGCGTGCCTGGCCTCATGGAGCAGGCGCTCGGAGGCGGCGGCCTGCTGGTCCTCGCGGACGATCTGCTGGCCCGTCATCGGCGGCAGGATCCACAGGTGCAGCAGCCGCAGCGCCAGGGCCCGCCGCTGGGCCTCACGGGCGGCCCAGTGGGCGGCGGACAGGCTTTCGGGTGAGCCGTCGAGACCGACGACGATCTCGGGTCGCATGCTGGTTGCCCCACCTTCCTGGCGTGGGTTCGGACTGCTCACTTGCGGATCGGCACGACGACCACCGGCAGGTGGGCGTGGTGGATGACCTCGGTGCTGGTCGAGCCGAGCGCGAGGCGGCCCCACGCACCGGCACCGCGGGAACCCACCACCAGCAGGCTCGCATCCTGGCTCTCGTCCAGCAGGACCTGTGCGGGACGGCCGCGGTCGCAGCGGACCTCGACCTCGACGAACGGTTCGCCGACCTCCTGGCGCAGTTCCTCGACCGAGTCGGTCGTCTGGCGCGTCACGATGTCGTGCTGGTGCGGGGGCAGGTTTCCGGTGGCGCTGGGCCACGCGATCCGCTCCATGCCGTGCTGTGCGGTGCGGCTGGTGCCGTGGGTGCGGCCGGAACCGTAGGCGCAGACCGCGCGCACGCTGGTGCCGCGCAGCTGCGCCTCGCGCAGGGCGAAGAGCACGGCTTGGCGGGCCGACTCAGAGCCGTCCGTGCCGACCACGATCGGACCGGCGGATGCCTGCGGGTGGGTGTCGCTCATGGGGACCTCCAGCGACGTGCTGCCGGTGGGCGAGGCGGGCCCGGCACACCCGAGCCGGTCCGGTGGGTGCGGCCCGCCGGACCGTGCTCTGCTGTTCATGGTCCTCTCCTACCGGCCGGTTCGCGCGTGCCCGCGGTGCGGGGGAGCGCGGCCGGCCGGCTTGCCGCGATCAGCGGCTCAGCCGCTCAGGCCCCGCACCTCCAGCGTGGCGAGGTCCTGCAGCTTCGGCATCCCGCCCCGGTGGTTGTCGCCGGTGACGAACAGCACCCGGTCGCCGACCCGGATGATGATCGACTCCATCCGCTGCACGATCGCGTCGGGCCCCGGCGTGCACTTGAGGTCGATGGCCTCGTCGCCGAGCCCGGACAGCGGGTCGGCGGTCACCGTCATGGTGGTCTGGCGGCCCGAGTAGACGTCGAAGGAGGAGCAGCGGTCCGCGAAGTCCCGGATGTCGCCGAGGAGCTTCTTGGCGTCGCCGGGCTGGTAGGCGGCGATGAAGTCGTCGACCACGGGGTGGAAGACGCTGTCGCTGGGGGCGTCGTCGCTCTCCCTGGCCCAGGCGGTCCGGAAGTCGGTGGACAGGTTGAAGCCCTTGGCGTCCACCAGGAACGAGCAGTCCTTGCCGGGCAGTTCGGCCGCGGCGGGGGCCGACGCGGGCCCGCCGTCCTCCAGGCTCGTGAGTTCCG
Protein-coding regions in this window:
- a CDS encoding universal stress protein gives rise to the protein MRPEIVVGLDGSPESLSAAHWAAREAQRRALALRLLHLWILPPMTGQQIVREDQQAAASERLLHEARHAMRQQYPGLQLINQVLPADSPAALVSAAQDAELVVLGSQGLGTVSGYLLGSVALYAVAHADRPVVLVRTDGEPSGTRLPAAPPGGVAVGVSLRAGYDNTLDFAFDAAQRRDAALLAVHATSRRRPVIAREHPPAEASPEADRQALSAALAPWRAKYPDVHVVEHLSQESPARAVVDIAVGARLLVVGRGGYRSGPAPRIGSVAHAAIHHSVCPVAVIPHDPRD
- a CDS encoding universal stress protein translates to MSDTHPQASAGPIVVGTDGSESARQAVLFALREAQLRGTSVRAVCAYGSGRTHGTSRTAQHGMERIAWPSATGNLPPHQHDIVTRQTTDSVEELRQEVGEPFVEVEVRCDRGRPAQVLLDESQDASLLVVGSRGAGAWGRLALGSTSTEVIHHAHLPVVVVPIRK
- a CDS encoding CapA family protein, whose translation is MALTVALAGDTMLGRGVAEELRRSPTPRTLLATEVRQALAAADLVVLNLECCVSDRGRRWRDPLKPFFFRAPPAAATVLAELGVDCVTLANNHALDYGFDALADTRSLLEHAGVRVVGAGRDVLAAREFAVLEAGGVRLAVVGATDHPAEFAAGEQRPGVAWADLYRGVPDWLGHLVERAARQADAVLVTPHWGPNMTSHPPRHVRAAAADLLAAGATLVAGHSAHVFHGVADRILYDMGDFVDDYAVDPVLRNDLSLLFLVTLGGPDPARPAPVRLEALPLFLDYCHTSPARGEEWVWIRERFTTACAEFGTPVGERAGRLTVDWR
- a CDS encoding archease, with translation MRGQSASRTRCEGALPVTGQQRSASGHRTVAHTADLRVEAWSPTVAGCITEAVRAVVEGFADTSAARPVGERVCEVSAAADEDLLVAVLEEVVYRMDADGEIPLDTEVLAIRDTADGRALSVRFRMADAGTAEPVGAVPKAVSLHGLHLRGGPDGWTCAVTVDV
- a CDS encoding RtcB family protein, with protein sequence MSDVEIRLTEESAYRFRIEQQDLMRVPGVVYASKELLPQGEGDKALEQVANVATLPGIVRASYAMPDVHWGYGFPIGGVAATDIGHGGVISPGGVGFDISCGVRLLAAGIDREELDPQRMHRLMDILDDTIPRGMGRGGLWELSGTEEMDELLVGGARYAVEHGHGVPRDLDRCEDLGVLEGAAPGQVSSRAVARGLYQVGSLGSGNHFLRGPSRRPALRPRHRGRLRAARRPGLRHDPLWLAGPRPPGLHRPRPHHGA
- a CDS encoding RtcB family protein, whose translation is MHEGQVCVMIHCGSRGLGHQVCTDHVRTMERDLHRYKISLPDRQLACVPVDSAPGRAYLGAMAAAANYGRANRQLLSEAARRAFATAAGAGLALVYDISHNMAKIETHRVGGAERQLCVHRKGATRALPPGDPSLPPDLADAGQPVLVPGTMGTASYVMVGLPGNDAFHSACHGAGRVWSRHHALRMVRGERLRDQLEAGGIAVRPASWRGLAEEAPEAYKDVDAVAAATEGAGLARLVARLVPLGVVKG